The following proteins come from a genomic window of Pseudomonas sp. Z8(2022):
- a CDS encoding MFS transporter, with translation MSAALPASVYRLPGFLSFLIARIVVVFAVQIQAVVVAWQVYDLTRDPLSLAYVGLAQFIPMLLLLMPAGDLIDRYDRKLILMLSWVVEGGCAAALLWLSLSEAPVAWYYAVLVLYGCGRAFTGPALSSLLPQIVPRERLAAAIAANSMIMRGATISGPVIGGGLYALGGGGLTYSVCLACFFVGCLLLQRVPVLYAEKMQVLESGAWTRFTAGIHFIRTRPIILGTISLDLFAVLLGGVVALLPIYAQEVLEVGPTGLGLLRSAMAIGEVSVGLYLSMKPFNRHVGLVMFGAVALFGLANLVFALSSLFWLSFAALVVAGGADMVSMYIRSSLVQFSTPDAMRGRVNAVNMLFIGSSNELGEFRAGTSAAWFGVVPAALIGCACTLTVTGGWMLGFKSLRQVDRFEDASPSRAA, from the coding sequence GTGTCTGCTGCTCTGCCCGCTTCCGTTTATCGTCTTCCCGGTTTTCTGTCGTTTCTCATCGCCCGCATCGTCGTGGTTTTCGCGGTGCAGATTCAGGCCGTCGTGGTGGCCTGGCAGGTCTACGACCTGACCCGCGATCCGCTGTCGCTGGCCTATGTGGGTCTGGCCCAGTTCATCCCCATGCTGCTGCTTTTGATGCCGGCCGGCGATCTGATCGACCGCTACGACCGCAAGCTGATCCTCATGCTCAGCTGGGTGGTCGAGGGTGGATGCGCCGCCGCGCTGCTGTGGCTCTCGCTGAGCGAGGCGCCGGTCGCCTGGTATTACGCAGTGCTGGTGCTGTACGGCTGCGGTCGAGCCTTCACCGGGCCTGCGCTGTCGAGCCTGCTGCCGCAGATCGTGCCGCGCGAGCGCCTGGCCGCGGCTATCGCCGCCAACAGCATGATCATGCGCGGCGCGACCATTTCCGGGCCGGTGATCGGTGGTGGTCTGTATGCCCTCGGTGGCGGCGGGCTGACCTATTCGGTGTGTCTGGCGTGCTTCTTCGTTGGCTGCCTGCTGCTGCAGCGGGTGCCGGTACTCTATGCCGAGAAGATGCAGGTGCTGGAATCCGGCGCCTGGACGCGGTTCACCGCGGGCATTCACTTCATCCGCACGCGGCCGATCATCCTCGGCACCATCTCGCTGGATCTGTTCGCCGTGCTCTTGGGCGGCGTGGTGGCGCTGCTGCCGATCTACGCCCAGGAAGTGCTGGAAGTCGGCCCGACCGGCCTCGGCCTGCTGCGCAGCGCCATGGCCATCGGCGAGGTTTCCGTCGGCCTGTACCTGAGCATGAAGCCCTTCAACCGCCATGTCGGCCTGGTGATGTTCGGCGCGGTAGCGCTGTTCGGCCTGGCCAACCTGGTGTTCGCCCTGTCCAGCCTGTTCTGGCTGTCATTTGCCGCGCTGGTGGTGGCCGGCGGGGCGGACATGGTGAGCATGTACATCCGCTCATCCCTGGTGCAGTTCTCCACACCGGACGCCATGCGCGGCCGGGTCAACGCGGTGAACATGCTCTTCATCGGCTCGTCCAACGAGCTGGGTGAATTCCGCGCCGGTACCAGCGCTGCCTGGTTCGGCGTGGTGCCGGCGGCGCTGATCGGCTGCGCCTGCACCCTGACCGTGACGGGCGGCTGGATGCTCGGCTTCAAGAGCCTGCGTCAGGTCGACCGATTCGAGGATGCTTCGCCGAGCAGGGCGGCCTGA
- a CDS encoding acyl-CoA dehydrogenase family protein, with protein sequence MNAEARLHPSLRDEPLFAAHLFPVDFGSRTAKVERLARRLAASAVERDRAGGSAQVERELVRDSGLLTLAVPQQYGGQGVAWPEIYRIVRYLAAVDSSLAHLFAFQHLQVATILLFGTPEQQRHWLTRTVQERWFWGNATNGRDTGLKLTPREEHYELNGSKSFCSGALGADALVISAPRGKNPEDRVFIVLPSQREGLAVNSDWDGFGQRQTDSGTVQFEQVFVDSSELLGPVGPSPRTTLRACLSQLILTQLYLGNAQGALDAALRYTREQSRPWPASGVASASDDPFIQQRYGELWLRYRAALPLAEHAAQRLQAAWEKPALTAAERAEVALAISEAKVVAVRAALEITSQIFEAMGARATSSRYGFDRFWRNVRVHSLHDPIDYKVRDLGNWLLSGQGPQPSLYG encoded by the coding sequence ATGAACGCCGAAGCCCGCCTGCACCCCAGCCTGCGCGACGAACCACTGTTCGCCGCCCACCTGTTCCCCGTGGATTTCGGCAGCCGCACGGCCAAGGTCGAACGCCTGGCCCGGCGTCTGGCGGCCAGCGCAGTGGAGCGTGACCGCGCTGGCGGCAGCGCCCAGGTCGAACGCGAGCTGGTGCGCGACAGCGGCCTGCTGACCCTGGCCGTGCCGCAGCAGTACGGCGGCCAGGGCGTGGCCTGGCCGGAAATCTATCGCATCGTGCGCTACCTGGCGGCGGTGGACAGCTCGCTGGCCCACCTGTTCGCCTTCCAGCACCTGCAGGTGGCGACCATCCTGCTGTTCGGCACCCCCGAGCAGCAGCGCCACTGGCTGACCCGCACGGTGCAGGAGCGCTGGTTCTGGGGCAACGCCACCAACGGCCGCGACACCGGCCTCAAGCTCACCCCGCGCGAGGAACATTACGAGCTCAACGGCAGCAAGTCGTTCTGCTCCGGTGCGCTCGGCGCCGATGCGCTGGTGATCAGCGCACCGCGTGGCAAGAACCCGGAAGACCGGGTGTTCATCGTCCTGCCGAGTCAACGCGAGGGCCTGGCGGTGAACAGCGACTGGGACGGTTTCGGCCAGCGCCAGACCGACAGCGGCACCGTGCAGTTCGAGCAGGTATTCGTCGACAGCAGCGAGCTGCTCGGCCCGGTCGGCCCCAGCCCGCGCACCACCCTGCGTGCCTGCCTGTCGCAGCTGATCCTTACCCAACTCTATCTGGGCAATGCCCAAGGCGCGCTGGATGCCGCACTGCGCTACACCCGCGAGCAGAGCCGCCCATGGCCGGCTTCGGGCGTGGCCAGTGCCAGTGATGATCCGTTCATCCAGCAGCGCTACGGCGAGCTGTGGCTGCGCTACCGCGCTGCCCTGCCGCTGGCCGAGCACGCCGCCCAGCGCCTGCAGGCCGCCTGGGAAAAACCGGCGCTGACCGCCGCCGAACGCGCCGAAGTGGCGCTGGCCATCAGCGAGGCCAAGGTGGTGGCGGTACGCGCCGCGCTGGAGATCACCAGCCAGATCTTCGAAGCCATGGGCGCCCGCGCCACCAGCTCGCGCTACGGCTTCGACCGCTTCTGGCGCAACGTGCGGGTACACAGCCTGCACGACCCGATCGACTACAAGGTGCGCGACCTGGGCAACTGGCTGCTCAGCGGCCAGGGGCCGCAACCGTCGCTGTACGGCTAG
- a CDS encoding YeeE/YedE family protein, with product MTASITSPRTALPAALTGLLTVVLLAVAWHLADGSNEGRAFSYSLASGALFGLLLQRSRFCFFCVTRDFIERRVPDGLLGLLAALAVGTIGYHTVFGAFLPDPSGGRLPPDAHIGPLSWVLALAATVFGIGMAISGSCISAHLYRLGEGHFASLAALAGALLGFALGFLSWNPLYLAALQEAPVLWLPGKLGYGGSLLLQLLLLGALAAWLLRYRQAGAAVGARGLWSLLFGARWPTWVGGVLIGGLAVLAYFRVAPLGVTAELGSLARTGANSLGWLPERLEGLDGFSGCATVVKETLLSNNGLFVIGLVIAAWASALAAGDFRPGSGAPRDWLRGLLGGVLLGWGSLLALGCTVGTLLSGVMAGAASGWVFALFCLIGTVLGLKLRPLLRLG from the coding sequence ATGACCGCCAGCATCACCTCTCCTCGCACAGCACTGCCCGCCGCCCTGACCGGTCTGCTGACCGTCGTCCTGCTCGCCGTGGCCTGGCACCTGGCCGACGGCAGCAACGAAGGCCGCGCCTTCAGCTATTCGCTGGCCAGCGGCGCGCTGTTCGGCCTGCTGCTGCAGCGCTCGCGCTTCTGCTTCTTCTGCGTCACCCGCGATTTCATCGAACGCCGCGTGCCGGATGGCCTGCTTGGCCTGCTCGCCGCCCTGGCGGTAGGCACTATCGGGTATCACACGGTGTTCGGCGCCTTCCTGCCCGATCCCAGCGGCGGGCGCCTGCCGCCGGATGCGCATATCGGCCCGCTGAGCTGGGTGCTGGCCCTGGCGGCCACGGTGTTCGGCATCGGCATGGCGATTTCCGGCTCGTGCATCAGCGCGCACCTGTATCGCTTGGGTGAAGGCCACTTCGCCTCGCTGGCAGCACTGGCCGGCGCACTGCTCGGTTTCGCCCTCGGCTTTCTCAGCTGGAACCCGCTGTATCTGGCCGCCCTGCAGGAGGCACCGGTGCTCTGGCTGCCGGGCAAGCTCGGTTATGGCGGCTCGCTGCTCCTGCAATTGCTGTTGCTCGGAGCGCTGGCTGCCTGGCTGCTGCGCTACCGCCAGGCAGGTGCGGCGGTCGGGGCACGGGGACTGTGGTCCCTGCTGTTTGGCGCGCGCTGGCCGACCTGGGTCGGCGGTGTCTTGATCGGCGGCCTGGCGGTGCTGGCCTATTTTCGCGTCGCTCCGCTGGGGGTAACCGCAGAACTGGGCAGCCTGGCGCGCACCGGCGCGAACAGCCTGGGCTGGCTGCCCGAGCGTCTGGAAGGGCTCGACGGCTTTTCCGGCTGCGCCACGGTGGTCAAGGAAACCCTGCTGTCGAACAACGGGCTGTTCGTCATCGGCCTGGTGATCGCAGCCTGGGCCAGCGCCCTGGCCGCAGGTGATTTCCGCCCTGGCAGCGGTGCGCCACGTGACTGGCTGCGCGGCCTGCTCGGCGGCGTGCTATTGGGCTGGGGCAGCCTGCTGGCCCTGGGCTGCACCGTGGGCACGCTGCTGTCCGGAGTGATGGCCGGTGCAGCGTCGGGCTGGGTGTTCGCCCTGTTCTGCCTGATCGGTACCGTGCTTGGCCTGAAGCTCAGGCCGCTGCTGCGGTTAGGGTAG
- a CDS encoding class I SAM-dependent methyltransferase: protein MPLSPEELAQISALTLAHYQSSAEDFREGTRDHDVSQNIAALLRHIEGQKPWRILDFGCGPGRDLRTFSRLGHEAIGLDGCAEFVAMAQADSDCEVWQQSFLELDLPAAHFDGIFANASLFHVPDQELPRVLGQLHAALKPGGVLFSSNPRGENQEGWNGPRYGSYHDLERWRARLTAAGFVELEHYYRPAGLPRDQQPWLASVWRRMG, encoded by the coding sequence ATGCCCCTGAGCCCCGAAGAACTCGCGCAGATCAGCGCCCTCACCCTGGCCCACTACCAGAGCAGCGCCGAGGACTTTCGCGAAGGTACCCGCGACCATGACGTGAGCCAGAACATCGCCGCGCTGCTGCGTCATATCGAAGGTCAAAAGCCCTGGCGCATTCTCGATTTCGGCTGCGGTCCGGGGCGCGACCTGCGCACCTTCAGCAGGCTCGGCCATGAGGCCATCGGCCTCGACGGTTGCGCCGAGTTCGTCGCCATGGCGCAAGCCGACAGCGACTGCGAGGTGTGGCAGCAGAGCTTTCTCGAACTGGATCTGCCAGCCGCGCATTTCGATGGCATCTTCGCCAACGCCAGCCTGTTCCACGTGCCGGATCAGGAACTGCCGCGTGTGCTTGGCCAGCTGCACGCGGCACTCAAGCCCGGCGGCGTGCTGTTCAGCTCCAACCCGCGTGGTGAGAATCAGGAAGGCTGGAACGGCCCGCGCTACGGCAGCTACCACGACTTGGAACGCTGGCGCGCACGACTCACGGCAGCCGGCTTCGTCGAACTGGAGCACTACTACCGCCCCGCCGGCCTGCCACGCGACCAGCAACCCTGGCTGGCCAGCGTGTGGCGACGGATGGGTTAA
- a CDS encoding sulfurtransferase — protein MKIKTLLGAGLLAAATLLQTAQAASEYLVSTDWLEKNLQDPKLRIIEVSVVPGVYERGHIPGAVNFAWHSDLVDPVRRDIASQEAFQQLLRKAGVNDDSTTILYGDNNNWFAAWGAWVFDVYGVDNVKLLDGGRAKWEAEGRQLDSRASTPKAGNVTVKAANRELRAFLPDVVAAAEKRSDVQLVDIRSADEYNGKVFAPQGVQELAVRAGHIPGAVNVPWGQAVAADGTFKSADELKKIYGAVGVDGSKPIITYCRIGERSSHTWFALKKILGYDVRNYDGSWTEYGNAVGVPVVNVAGTVWGGK, from the coding sequence ATGAAGATCAAAACCCTCCTCGGCGCCGGCCTGCTGGCCGCCGCTACCCTGCTGCAAACGGCCCAGGCTGCCAGCGAATACCTGGTCAGCACCGACTGGCTGGAAAAGAACCTGCAGGACCCCAAGCTGCGCATCATCGAGGTCAGCGTGGTGCCCGGCGTTTACGAACGCGGGCATATCCCCGGTGCGGTGAACTTCGCCTGGCACAGCGATCTGGTCGACCCGGTACGCCGTGACATCGCCAGCCAGGAAGCCTTCCAGCAATTGCTGCGCAAGGCCGGAGTGAATGACGACAGCACCACCATCCTCTATGGCGACAACAACAACTGGTTCGCCGCCTGGGGTGCCTGGGTGTTCGACGTGTACGGCGTCGACAACGTCAAGCTGCTCGACGGCGGCCGCGCCAAGTGGGAGGCCGAAGGCCGCCAGCTGGATAGCCGCGCCAGCACGCCGAAAGCCGGCAACGTCACGGTGAAGGCCGCCAACAGGGAGCTGCGCGCGTTCCTGCCGGACGTGGTTGCAGCCGCCGAGAAACGCAGCGACGTGCAGCTGGTGGATATCCGCTCGGCCGATGAATACAACGGCAAGGTCTTCGCTCCGCAAGGCGTGCAGGAGCTGGCCGTGCGCGCCGGCCACATACCCGGCGCGGTGAACGTGCCCTGGGGCCAGGCGGTAGCCGCCGACGGGACGTTCAAATCGGCCGATGAACTGAAGAAGATCTACGGTGCGGTGGGCGTCGACGGCAGCAAGCCGATCATCACCTACTGCCGCATCGGCGAGCGCTCCAGCCACACCTGGTTCGCCCTGAAGAAGATTCTCGGCTATGACGTGCGCAACTACGACGGTTCCTGGACCGAGTACGGCAACGCTGTGGGCGTGCCGGTGGTAAACGTGGCCGGCACCGTCTGGGGCGGCAAGTAA
- a CDS encoding MFS transporter, translating to MSSSPAATSLAGASPVAQASPLVMRVIGACALAHLINDLIQAVLPAIYPMLKLNYGLSFAQIGLITLTFQLTASLLQPWVGYHTDRHPKPWLLPAGSLCTLVGILMLAFVGSFPAILMASALVGIGSSTFHPEASRIARLASGGRYGLAQSTFQVGGNAGTAFGPLLAAAIIIPYGQGNVAWFGLFAAFAIVVLYGLSRWYRHHLTLFKLKQGGVATHGLSSGRVKFALLILALLVFSKYFYMASFTSYFTFFLIEKFDLSVASSQLYLFLFLGAVAAGTFFGGPIGDRIGRKQVIWFSILGVAPFSLLLPHVDLFWTGVLSMVIGFILASAFSAIVVFAQELMPGNVGMIAGLFFGLMFGFGGIGGALLGYLADIHGIEEVFLICSFLPLLGILTALLPTLKAR from the coding sequence TCGCCCGTCGCTCAGGCCAGCCCCCTGGTGATGCGCGTGATCGGCGCCTGCGCCCTGGCTCACCTGATCAACGACCTGATCCAGGCGGTGTTGCCCGCCATCTACCCGATGCTCAAGCTCAACTACGGCCTGAGCTTCGCGCAGATCGGCCTGATCACCCTGACCTTTCAGCTCACCGCCTCGCTGCTGCAGCCCTGGGTGGGCTATCACACCGACCGCCATCCTAAGCCCTGGCTGCTGCCGGCCGGCTCGCTGTGCACCCTGGTCGGCATCCTCATGCTGGCCTTCGTTGGCAGCTTCCCGGCGATCCTCATGGCTTCGGCGCTGGTGGGTATCGGCTCGTCGACCTTCCACCCCGAAGCGTCGCGCATCGCTCGCCTGGCCTCGGGCGGGCGCTACGGCCTGGCGCAGTCCACCTTCCAGGTCGGCGGCAATGCCGGCACTGCCTTCGGCCCGCTGCTGGCGGCGGCCATCATCATTCCCTACGGCCAGGGCAACGTCGCATGGTTCGGCCTGTTCGCCGCCTTCGCCATCGTCGTGCTGTACGGCCTGAGCCGCTGGTATCGCCACCACCTGACGCTGTTCAAGCTCAAGCAGGGCGGTGTAGCTACTCACGGGCTGTCATCCGGGCGGGTGAAGTTCGCCTTGCTGATCCTGGCGCTGCTGGTGTTTTCCAAGTACTTCTACATGGCCAGCTTCACCAGCTACTTCACCTTCTTCCTGATCGAGAAGTTCGACCTGTCGGTGGCCAGCTCGCAGCTCTACCTGTTCCTGTTTCTCGGCGCGGTGGCAGCCGGCACCTTCTTCGGCGGGCCGATTGGCGACCGCATCGGGCGCAAGCAGGTGATCTGGTTCTCCATCCTCGGCGTGGCGCCGTTCTCCCTGCTGCTGCCGCACGTCGACCTGTTCTGGACGGGCGTGCTGAGCATGGTGATCGGCTTCATACTCGCCTCGGCATTCTCCGCCATCGTGGTCTTCGCCCAGGAGCTGATGCCGGGCAACGTCGGCATGATCGCCGGGCTGTTCTTCGGCCTGATGTTCGGCTTTGGCGGCATCGGCGGGGCGCTGCTGGGCTACCTGGCGGACATCCACGGCATCGAGGAGGTATTCCTGATCTGCTCCTTCCTGCCGCTGCTGGGCATCCTCACTGCGCTGCTGCCAACTCTGAAGGCGCGTTAA